The following coding sequences lie in one Vitis vinifera cultivar Pinot Noir 40024 chromosome 19, ASM3070453v1 genomic window:
- the LOC100253718 gene encoding protein trichome birefringence-like 38 produces the protein MGYGFGGFLCFFAAIFLVSWLHESNAKVEGSSSDEVAAQLAGCNLYQGSWVIDDTFPLYQSSICPFIDKEFDCQKNGRPDKLYLKYRWRPSGCILPRFNGVEFLARYKGKRIMFVGDSLSLNQWQSLTCMLHAAVPRSRYTVDRQNDLSTFTMPEFGISIYLSHNDFLVDLVKAKVGKVLRLDSIVGGNAWKGFDMLIFNTWHWWIHKGSKQPWDYIEIGGKYYSDMNRLVAFKEGLTTWSKWVESNINPAVTRVFFQGISPTHYNGDEWKQSGSTTCNGQTQPLSGSMYPAGMPSEAKILKEVLSQMSKPVQLLDITTLSQLRKDGHPSYYGNNGRKEDDCSHWCLAGVPDTWNELLYASLIMG, from the exons ATGGGATATGGTTTTGGTGGCTTCCTCTGCTTTTTTGCAGCAATTTTTTTGGTGTCATGGCTTCATGAATCCAATGCCAAAGTGGAGGGTTCTTCTAGTGATGAAGTAGCAGCACAGCTTGCTGGGTGTAATCTCTACCAAGGATCTTGGGTGATTGATgatacttttcctttgtatcaATCTTCAATTTGTCCGTTTATCGACAAAGAGTTCGACTGTCAAAAGAATGGGAGGCCGGACAAACTCTACCTCAAATACCGATGGCGGCCTAGCGGTTGCATTTTGCCGAG ATTCAATGGAGTAGAGTTTTTGGCAAGGTATAAAGGGAAAAGGATAATGTTTGTGGGGGATTCTTTGAGTCTGAATCAATGGCAATCTCTCACTTGCATGTTGCATGCTGCAGTACCCAGGTCTAGGTACACTGTTGACAGACAGAATGACCTCTCCACTTTTACTATGCCA GAGTTTGGGATTTCAATATATTTGTCTCATAATGATTTTCTGGTTGATTTAGTTAAAGCAAAGGTAGGTAAGGTTTTAAGGCTTGATTCCATTGTTGGGGGCAATGCATGGAAAGGATTTGATATGCTTATCTTCAATACATGGCATTGGTGGATCCATAAAGGAAGCAAACAACC ATGGGACTACATTGAAATAGGAGGTAAGTACTACAGTGACATGAATCGATTGGTTGCATTTAAGGAGGGACTAACCACATGGTCCAAGTGGGTCGAGTCCAACATCAATCCTGCTGTCACCAGGGTTTTCTTTCAAGGCATTTCACCTACTCATTATAA TGGTGACGAATGGAAACAATCGGGGTCAACAACTTGCAATGGCCAAACTCAACCATTAAGTGGCTCCATGTATCCAGCAGGGATGCCATCGGAAGCAAAAATATTAAAGGAAGTGTTGAGTCAAATGTCGAAACCGGTTCAATTGCTCGATATAACGACATTATCACAGTTGAGGAAAGATGGACACCCATCCTACTATGGTAACAATGGAAGGAAGGAAGATGATTGTAGCCATTGGTGTCTTGCTGGAGTTCCTGATACTTGGAATGAACTTTTATATGCAAGTCTTATTATGggttaa
- the LOC100250342 gene encoding protein trichome birefringence-like 41 codes for MGSWVQGVLFIFVVLVCIGNAVGSGEKCDFFQGIWVRDETYPLYKAEECPFIEREFNCQRNGRMDDLYLKFRWQPQGCALQRFDGQDFLERFRGKSIMFIGDSLSRNQWQSLTCMLHASVPQTQYNVMRVGDVSTFTFMDYDVKVMLDRSVYLVDVVHEKIGRVLKLDSIQGGKLWKNIDMLIFNTWHWWNRRGPMQPWDYIQSGKKIFKDMDRMIAFEEALTTWANWVDLNIDPTKSKVFFQGVSPSHYNGTSWGEPGAKNCIHEKEPLLVSTYPGGLPPALGVQKGVLSKMKKPVVLLDVTNLSLLRKDGHPSMYGLGGPTGMDCSHWCLAGVPDTWNEILYNLIL; via the exons ATGGGTTCATGGGTTCAGGGTGTCTTGTTcatttttgttgttcttgtgtgTATTGGAAATGCGGTTGGGAGTGGGGAGAAGTGTGATTTTTTTCAAGGGATATGGGTTAGGGATGAGACATATCCTCTGTACAAGGCGGAGGAATGCCCATTCATAGAGAGGGAGTTCAATTGCCAGAGGAATGGGCGAATGGATGATTTGTATCTCAAGTTCAGATGGCAGCCCCAGGGCTGTGCTTTGCAGAG ATTTGATGGACAAGATTTCTTAGAAAGATTTAGAGGAAAGAGCATAATGTTTATCGGAGATTCATTGAGTAGAAATCAATGGCAATCACTCACATGCATGCTTCATGCTTCTGTTCCTCAAACTCAATACAATGTCATGAGAGTTGGTGACGTCTCCACATTCACATTCATg GATTATGACGTAAAAGTGATGCTCGATCGTAGTGTATACCTAGTAGATGTCGTACATGAAAAAATTGGAAGAGTCTTGAAACTTGACTCGATTCAGGGAGGCaagctttggaaaaacattGACATGCTTATCTTCAATACTTGGCATTGGTGGAATAGAAGAGGACCAATGCAACC ATGGGATTACATTCAATCAGGAAAGAAGATATTCAAGGACATGGATCGAATGATTGCTTTTGAGGAGGCGTTAACAACTTGGGCAAACTGGGTAGACTTAAACATTGATCCTACAAAATCTAAAGTTTTCTTTCAAGGAGTTTCTCCATCTCATTACAA TGGCACGAGCTGGGGTGAGCCTGGTGCAAAGAACTGCATCCACGAGAAGGAACCCCTGCTAGTTTCGACATACCCGGGCGGTCTGCCACCGGCTTTGGGGGTGCAGAAGGGTGTACTAAGTAAGATGAAGAAACCGGTAGTATTGCTGGATGTAACAAACCTCTCACTGCTGCGGAAAGATGGTCATCCTTCTATGTATGGCCTGGGAGGACCAACGGGAATGGACTGCAGCCATTGGTGTCTTGCAGGAGTTCCTGATACTTGGAACGAGATCCTTTACAATTTGATCCTGTGA